A window of the Oscillospiraceae bacterium NTUH-002-81 genome harbors these coding sequences:
- a CDS encoding adenine phosphoribosyltransferase, which translates to MKKLEEYVRSIPDFPEKGIIFRDVTSILQDADGLALAIDSMQELLDGLDFDVIVGTESRGFIFGVPIAYNLHKPFVPVRKKGKLPCETISRTYDLEYGTATVEMHKDSIKPGQKVVIVDDLIATGGTIEASIAMVEALGGQVVKVIFLMELAGLKGRERLAGYDVASVIRYEGK; encoded by the coding sequence ATGAAAAAACTGGAAGAATATGTAAGAAGCATACCGGATTTTCCGGAAAAAGGAATTATTTTCAGAGATGTAACATCCATCCTTCAGGATGCGGATGGACTGGCACTGGCCATTGATTCCATGCAGGAACTGCTGGACGGACTGGATTTTGACGTGATCGTGGGAACTGAGTCCCGCGGCTTTATTTTCGGTGTACCCATCGCATACAATCTGCACAAGCCGTTTGTGCCGGTGCGCAAGAAGGGAAAGCTTCCCTGCGAGACCATTTCCAGAACCTATGATCTGGAGTACGGCACCGCAACGGTGGAGATGCATAAGGATTCCATCAAGCCCGGCCAGAAGGTGGTCATTGTGGATGACCTGATCGCCACCGGCGGAACGATTGAGGCAAGCATCGCCATGGTGGAAGCACTGGGCGGCCAGGTCGTGAAGGTGATCTTCCTCATGGAACTGGCAGGACTGAAGGGAAGAGAGCGGCTTGCGGGCTACGACGTGGCTTCCGTGATCCGCTATGAAGGCAAGTAA
- a CDS encoding MBL fold metallo-hydrolase codes for MGKAKVEKLVCGSVWTNCYFLINTQTKETIIIDPADNAPALKQHLDAKGLKPVAILLTHGHYDHMMAADELRKAYGISVIAHEKEQEVLEDPRKNLTTMIGMNYTLKADEFVKDGQMLDLAGFSIQVLFTPGHTAGGCCYYIADEGIVFCGDTLFNGSVGRTDFPTGSMSRLIRSIKEKLMVLPDETKAYPGHEGSTDILYEKENNPFL; via the coding sequence ATGGGAAAAGCGAAGGTAGAGAAACTGGTCTGTGGTTCCGTGTGGACCAACTGCTATTTTCTCATCAATACACAGACAAAAGAGACCATCATCATCGACCCTGCGGACAACGCTCCGGCGCTGAAGCAGCATCTGGATGCCAAAGGATTGAAGCCTGTGGCGATCCTGCTGACCCACGGCCATTATGACCATATGATGGCTGCAGATGAGCTGCGGAAGGCTTACGGCATTTCGGTCATTGCCCATGAGAAGGAGCAGGAAGTGCTGGAGGATCCGAGAAAGAACCTGACGACCATGATCGGCATGAATTATACGCTGAAAGCAGATGAATTTGTGAAGGACGGACAGATGCTGGATCTGGCGGGCTTTTCCATCCAGGTATTGTTTACGCCCGGCCATACGGCAGGCGGCTGCTGTTATTATATCGCGGATGAGGGCATCGTGTTCTGCGGCGATACGCTGTTCAACGGTTCCGTGGGAAGAACGGATTTTCCCACCGGCAGCATGTCCAGGCTGATCCGTTCCATCAAAGAAAAACTGATGGTACTGCCGGACGAAACGAAAGCTTATCCGGGACACGAGGGTTCCACGGATATTTTATACGAGAAAGAAAACAACCCGTTCCTGTAA